The Rhodococcus sp. X156 genome window below encodes:
- a CDS encoding mechanosensitive ion channel family protein → MSPLPADVALSEFSATWLVHKPIAIAVIVVVAVVVRSLVHRSIDRLTREPDPDKAPLLLRPLKERSREAVARNLTNSVMRERRNQRAKTIGSVLKSFTSVAVLSLAAVQVLDQLGVNIAPLLASAGIVGVALGFGAQNLVKDFLSGVFMILEDQYGVGDVIDVDEAVGTVESVGLRVTTLRDYQGTVWYIRNGTVTRVGNMSQDYAVAVVEMPLAHNADVDQASEVTLATAKKVLAEERMKAAVLGAPEVLGVSKVTADTVTLRMTVTVRPGRQWLVERALTQRILEAFDEAKVRVPFPRGSLAKIESELQAQ, encoded by the coding sequence ATGTCTCCACTTCCTGCTGACGTCGCCCTGTCCGAGTTTTCCGCGACCTGGCTGGTCCACAAGCCGATCGCCATCGCGGTCATCGTGGTGGTCGCGGTGGTCGTGCGGTCGCTGGTCCACCGCTCCATCGACCGGCTGACCCGCGAGCCCGATCCGGACAAGGCTCCCCTGCTGCTCCGCCCGCTCAAGGAGCGCAGCCGGGAGGCGGTGGCGCGCAACCTGACCAACTCGGTGATGCGCGAGCGGCGCAACCAGCGCGCCAAGACCATCGGCTCGGTGCTGAAGTCCTTCACCTCGGTGGCGGTGCTGTCGCTGGCGGCGGTGCAGGTGCTCGACCAGCTCGGGGTGAACATCGCCCCGCTGCTGGCCTCCGCCGGCATCGTCGGCGTGGCGCTCGGCTTCGGGGCGCAGAACCTGGTGAAGGACTTCCTCTCCGGCGTCTTCATGATCCTGGAGGACCAGTACGGCGTGGGGGACGTGATCGACGTGGACGAGGCGGTGGGCACCGTGGAGTCGGTGGGGCTGCGCGTCACGACGCTGCGCGACTACCAGGGCACCGTCTGGTACATCCGCAACGGCACGGTCACCCGGGTGGGCAACATGAGCCAGGACTACGCCGTCGCCGTGGTGGAGATGCCGCTGGCCCACAACGCCGACGTCGACCAGGCCTCGGAGGTGACCCTGGCCACGGCCAAGAAGGTGCTCGCCGAGGAGCGCATGAAGGCGGCGGTGCTGGGCGCCCCGGAGGTGCTCGGCGTGAGCAAGGTGACTGCCGACACCGTCACCTTGCGGATGACCGTCACGGTGCGGCCGGGCAGGCAGTGGCTGGTGGAACGCGCGCTGACGCAACGCATCCTGGAGGCCTTCGACGAGGCCAAGGTCCGGGTCCCGTTCCCCCGGGGCAGTCTGGCCAAGATCGAGTCGGAGCTGCAGGCACAATGA
- a CDS encoding thioesterase family protein, which translates to MSAPTTGTPAGSDGSAVPPALPGVRIDVPVRWSDMDAYGHVNHSRTVTILEEARVETVFKPGSPSGTLGAGAVVAELQVSYRRQLVHDDSPLQVLMWVSRLRAADFTLCYELRPRGEDESTRPAVTASTQIVAFDIAAQRPRRLSEVERATLQQWRRE; encoded by the coding sequence ATGAGTGCTCCGACGACGGGCACGCCCGCAGGCTCGGACGGGAGTGCGGTTCCGCCTGCCCTGCCCGGGGTGCGCATCGACGTCCCGGTGCGCTGGTCGGACATGGACGCCTACGGCCACGTCAACCACAGCCGCACCGTCACCATCCTCGAGGAGGCGCGGGTCGAGACCGTCTTCAAGCCGGGCTCACCCAGCGGCACGCTGGGGGCCGGCGCCGTGGTCGCCGAGCTGCAGGTCAGCTACCGTCGCCAGCTGGTGCACGACGACTCCCCGCTGCAGGTGCTCATGTGGGTCTCCCGCCTGCGCGCCGCCGACTTCACCCTCTGCTACGAGCTGCGTCCGCGTGGCGAGGACGAGTCCACCCGCCCGGCCGTCACCGCCAGCACGCAGATCGTGGCCTTCGACATCGCCGCCCAGCGCCCGCGGCGGCTCAGCGAGGTGGAGCGCGCCACGCTGCAGCAGTGGCGACGTGAGTGA
- a CDS encoding globin, translating into MPETSEPRSFYDEVGGHETFRDLVAEFYAHVATDPVLRPLYPEEELGPAEVRFRMFLEQYWGGPRTYSEQRGHPRLRMRHFPFTIGAAERDAWLRCMKIAVDSIGEDRLDAEHRAALLAYFHAAAETMVNSQT; encoded by the coding sequence GTGCCTGAGACGAGTGAGCCCCGCAGCTTCTACGACGAGGTCGGCGGTCACGAGACGTTCCGCGACCTGGTCGCAGAGTTCTACGCGCACGTGGCCACCGATCCGGTGCTGCGCCCGCTGTACCCGGAGGAGGAGCTCGGCCCGGCCGAGGTGCGCTTCCGGATGTTCCTGGAGCAGTACTGGGGCGGGCCACGCACCTACTCCGAGCAGCGCGGCCACCCCCGCCTGCGGATGCGCCACTTCCCGTTCACCATCGGTGCCGCCGAGCGTGACGCCTGGTTGCGGTGCATGAAGATCGCCGTGGACTCCATCGGCGAGGACCGCCTGGACGCCGAGCACCGCGCGGCCCTGCTCGCCTACTTCCACGCGGCGGCCGAGACCATGGTGAACAGCCAGACCTAG
- the ettA gene encoding energy-dependent translational throttle protein EttA translates to MAEFIYTMKKVRKAHGDKVILDDVTMSFYPGAKIGVVGPNGAGKSSILKIMAGLDQPGNGEAFLAPGASVGILMQEPELDETKTVRGNVEEGLGETMVQLKRYNEIAELMATDYSDELMEEMGDLQEKLDHADAWEIDSQLEQAMDALRCPPPEESVVHLSGGEKRRVALCKLLLSKPDLLLLDEPTNHLDAESVLWLEQHLAAYPGAILAVTHDRYFLDHVAQWIAEVDRGHLYPYEGNYSTYLEKKAARLEVSGKKDQKLQKRLKDELAWVRSGAKARQTKGKARLARYEEMAIEAEKTRKLDFDEIQIPAPPRLGNVVVEVNHLDKGFEDRLLIKDLSFTLPRNGIVGVIGPNGVGKTTLFKTIVGLEEPDSGSVKIGETVKLSYVDQNRTGIDPNKSVWEVVSDGLDYIVVGQTEMPSRAYISAFGFKGHDQQKKAEVLSGGERNRLNLAMTLKQGGNLILLDEPTNDLDVETLGSLENALEQFPGCAVVISHDRWFLDRTCTHILAWEGGLSDNDAAWYWFEGNFEGYEANKIERYGADAARPHRVTHRRLTRD, encoded by the coding sequence ATGGCTGAGTTCATCTACACCATGAAGAAGGTGCGCAAGGCGCACGGCGACAAGGTCATCCTCGATGACGTCACGATGTCGTTCTACCCCGGGGCAAAGATCGGCGTCGTCGGCCCCAACGGCGCCGGCAAGTCGAGCATCCTCAAGATCATGGCTGGACTGGACCAGCCGGGCAACGGTGAGGCGTTCCTCGCCCCCGGTGCGAGCGTGGGCATCCTCATGCAGGAGCCCGAGCTGGACGAGACCAAGACCGTCCGCGGCAACGTCGAGGAGGGCCTCGGCGAGACCATGGTGCAGCTCAAGCGCTACAACGAGATCGCCGAGCTGATGGCCACCGACTACTCCGACGAGCTGATGGAGGAGATGGGCGACCTGCAGGAGAAGCTCGACCACGCTGACGCGTGGGAGATCGACTCCCAGCTGGAGCAGGCGATGGACGCGCTGCGCTGCCCGCCGCCGGAGGAGTCCGTCGTCCACCTCTCCGGTGGTGAGAAGCGCCGCGTGGCGCTGTGCAAGCTGCTGCTGAGCAAGCCCGACCTGCTGCTCCTCGACGAGCCCACCAACCACCTCGACGCCGAGAGCGTGCTGTGGCTGGAGCAGCACCTCGCTGCCTACCCGGGCGCCATCCTGGCCGTCACTCACGACCGGTACTTCCTCGACCACGTCGCGCAGTGGATCGCCGAGGTCGACCGCGGCCACCTGTACCCCTACGAGGGCAACTACTCCACCTACCTGGAGAAGAAGGCCGCTCGCCTGGAGGTCTCGGGCAAGAAGGACCAGAAGCTGCAGAAGCGCCTCAAGGACGAGCTCGCCTGGGTGCGCTCCGGGGCCAAGGCCCGCCAGACCAAGGGCAAGGCCCGCCTGGCGCGCTACGAGGAGATGGCGATCGAGGCGGAGAAGACCCGCAAGCTCGACTTCGACGAGATCCAGATCCCTGCCCCGCCGCGGCTGGGCAACGTCGTCGTCGAGGTGAACCACCTGGACAAGGGCTTCGAGGACCGGCTGCTCATCAAGGACCTGTCCTTCACGCTGCCCCGCAACGGCATCGTCGGCGTCATCGGCCCCAACGGCGTCGGCAAGACCACGCTGTTCAAGACCATCGTCGGTCTGGAGGAGCCGGACTCCGGCAGCGTCAAGATCGGCGAGACGGTCAAGCTCAGCTACGTCGACCAGAACCGCACCGGCATCGACCCCAACAAGAGCGTCTGGGAGGTCGTCTCCGACGGCCTGGACTACATCGTGGTCGGCCAGACCGAGATGCCCTCGCGCGCCTACATCAGCGCCTTCGGCTTCAAGGGCCACGACCAGCAGAAGAAGGCCGAGGTGCTCTCCGGTGGTGAGCGCAACCGGCTGAACCTGGCCATGACCCTCAAGCAGGGCGGCAACCTGATCCTGCTGGACGAGCCGACCAACGACCTGGACGTGGAGACGCTCGGGTCGCTGGAGAACGCCCTCGAGCAGTTCCCGGGCTGCGCCGTGGTCATCTCCCACGACCGGTGGTTCCTGGACCGCACCTGCACCCACATCCTCGCCTGGGAGGGCGGGCTGTCGGACAACGACGCCGCCTGGTACTGGTTCGAGGGCAACTTCGAGGGCTACGAGGCCAACAAGATCGAGCGCTACGGCGCGGACGCGGCGCGTCCCCACCGGGTGACGCACCGCCGCCTCACCCGGGACTGA
- a CDS encoding single-stranded DNA-binding protein, whose amino-acid sequence MTQTTVTLVGTVVTDPYRRHTAEGAPFIKFRMACNERRLDRATQEWVDGDSLYVNVTCWRRLVKGVGAAVGKGDPVIVVGRLYTREWMEEGGRRSSLELDASTVGPDLARCVAVIDNTRRLGSDAGAPDGAPVTDPRAGGAAGGDDRAESENGYRARVDLDGAALGEDTQELATV is encoded by the coding sequence ATGACCCAGACGACCGTGACCCTGGTGGGCACCGTGGTGACCGACCCGTACCGCCGGCACACCGCCGAGGGTGCGCCCTTCATCAAGTTCCGGATGGCCTGCAACGAGCGCCGGCTGGACCGCGCCACCCAGGAGTGGGTGGACGGCGACAGCCTCTACGTCAACGTCACCTGCTGGCGACGCCTGGTCAAGGGCGTCGGTGCGGCGGTGGGCAAGGGCGACCCGGTGATCGTGGTGGGCCGCCTCTACACCCGCGAGTGGATGGAGGAGGGCGGCCGGCGCTCCAGCCTGGAGCTCGACGCCAGCACGGTGGGGCCGGACCTGGCCCGCTGCGTGGCCGTGATCGACAACACTCGCCGTCTCGGGAGCGACGCCGGCGCCCCCGACGGCGCTCCGGTGACCGACCCGCGCGCCGGTGGTGCCGCGGGTGGCGACGACCGGGCGGAGAGCGAGAACGGTTACCGGGCAAGGGTGGACCTGGACGGGGCGGCGCTGGGGGAGGACACCCAGGAGCTGGCCACCGTCTGA